A window from Hemicordylus capensis ecotype Gifberg chromosome 2, rHemCap1.1.pri, whole genome shotgun sequence encodes these proteins:
- the NDUFB7 gene encoding NADH dehydrogenase [ubiquinone] 1 beta subcomplex subunit 7: protein MGAHLARRYLWDAEVEPDPLNMPTFDPSYGFPERKERVMIATQQQMNDAQVPVELRDYCAHYFMKLMKCRRDNFPNIFACKHERHDWDYCEHLDYVMRMKEFERERRLLARKKRIEQKERAAAAAAAS, encoded by the exons ATGGGGGCGCATCTGGCTCGCCGGTATCTTTGGGATGCGGAAGTGGAACCCGACCCGCTGAACATGCCGACCTTCGATCCCTCGTATGGCTTTCCCGAGCGCAAGGAACGGG TGATGATAGCAACCCAGCAGCAGATGAATGATGCCCAGGTTCCAGTGGAGCTGCGGGATTATTGTGCCCATTATTTCATGAAGTTGATGAAGTGCAGACGTGACAACTTTCCCAATATCTTTGCATGCAAACATGAGCGTCATGACTGGGATTACTGTGAGCATCTGGA TTATGTCATGCGCATGAAGGAGTTTGAACGGGAGCGGCGCTTGTTGGCTAGGAAGAAGCGTATTGAACAaaaagaaagagcagcagcagcagcagcagcatcctaa